The following proteins come from a genomic window of Aquimarina sp. MAR_2010_214:
- the gwsG gene encoding grasp-with-spasm system ATP-grasp peptide maturase, which yields MILLLSKESDESTNNVIDWLEYYKADYTRCNGDKFDLNDFFFQISNNHIDKVSNLPVSPKDINVVWYRRWGNMSGLSSIDDEDLDNEFCVSINNHLKHEKTKLSHSFFSLFGHSFWLSKPDLYSSDDKFLYLKTAKSVGINIPETYILNSKSKLHEILISGKKLITKSMSNAHRIRYNNQTYIPYTEEITLEDLDKLEAKFMVSLFQEKIEKQYEIRTFFLKDSFYSMAIFSQNDNQTKVDFRKYNFSKPNRTVPYILPEELRVKLKILMKKLDINTGSIDLIKSKQGNYYFLEINPIGQFGMTSIPCNYHLDKKIAEFLISKNN from the coding sequence ATGATTTTACTATTATCAAAAGAATCTGATGAGTCTACAAATAACGTAATAGATTGGTTGGAATATTATAAAGCGGACTACACCCGATGCAATGGAGATAAATTTGATTTGAATGACTTTTTCTTTCAAATATCAAACAACCATATAGATAAAGTTTCTAATCTTCCTGTTTCACCTAAAGACATTAATGTTGTGTGGTACAGAAGATGGGGTAATATGAGCGGGCTGTCTTCAATTGATGATGAAGATTTAGACAATGAATTTTGTGTTTCAATCAATAATCATCTTAAACATGAAAAAACCAAATTATCACATTCATTTTTTTCTCTTTTTGGACATTCTTTTTGGCTCTCTAAACCAGATTTATATTCTTCTGATGATAAGTTTTTATATTTAAAAACAGCAAAATCAGTAGGAATAAATATCCCTGAAACCTACATATTAAATAGTAAGTCAAAATTACATGAAATACTTATATCTGGGAAAAAACTAATTACTAAGAGCATGAGTAACGCTCATAGAATTAGATACAACAATCAAACCTATATTCCGTACACAGAAGAGATCACCTTAGAAGACTTGGATAAACTTGAGGCGAAATTTATGGTATCCCTATTTCAAGAAAAAATAGAAAAACAGTATGAAATACGAACTTTTTTTTTGAAAGACAGTTTTTATAGTATGGCAATTTTTTCTCAAAATGATAATCAAACAAAGGTAGATTTTAGAAAGTATAATTTTTCTAAACCTAATAGAACTGTTCCATACATATTACCAGAAGAATTGAGAGTAAAGTTAAAGATCCTAATGAAAAAACTCGACATAAATACAGGCTCAATAGATTTAATAAAATCAAAACAAGGGAACTACTATTTCTTAGAAATTAATCCAATTGGGCAGTTTGGCATGACATCTATACCCTGTAACTACCACTTGGATAAGAAAATAGCAGAGTTTTTAATTTCAAAAAACAACTAA